The genomic interval TACTACAAAACATCACTattgaaaaattagaaaatcaCACAGGAGCAAAGGAATTGTGTGTTTCCACTGTGCCAGGCCATTTTTACTTATTCCAAATAGTGTGCTTCAGTAATATTGTCCCTTTGAGGGCTTCACAGTAAAGTTAAATGTTTCAAACATGAGGCAATTTTCTGCATCTGATATCCCATCTTGGgtaaaaacagttaaaaatggACACAAACCAGTAACTGCTTTCCTGTACAAAAATATATAATGGCAGTTTTTTTATCTCAGAATTAGCAATTATGTAGCATCTCTGTCTTTATTTGATCTAAAAATACTGCTTAGCTAATAAGGATTTGAAGCTCCCCTTGATACAGACACCTGGTTATCCTCATCACTGAGCTGTGAATTCTGGAATAGAGACCAACAACACCATAATTATTTGGTAAAACAGATGCAAAGTTACCTGAATTGAAGTTAAAATAGATGAAACATCATATGTTGGACTCCAGCGATTCTGAAGAATATCTAAACATATGCTGCCATCTGCATACACTGTAAATACAACACAGGTGTCACTTAGAAACTGTCAGATTTatggcactgctgagggcagaGTTATTGTTCCAATGCAGTCTGTGCTGAGATTATTAATGCTTTAGGAAAGAGGACAGCAGTTTGTCTCACCATCTTCTGTGGCTTGACACAGGCTTTGAAGATTTATTACTGAAATTAACAGAACACctaaagggaaagaaggaaggtcTGAAGATGATGGCATCAGCACAGGAAGGGGCAGATTTGgtgtcctgctcctccagggtgACTGACCCACACTGTCACAGTGGAGAGGCtcccagagagcagcaaggCTTCGCTGCAGGAGTGGAACCCCTCAcaccatgagcagggacagctcctgccccaTTTGCACACACTCACTATGAGAAGCACCAAGGCATACAgtagaaaatatagaaaagtGCCTGAAATCCTACTTCTGTCTGGATACCTATCAGCCCTATGGAGTTCACATGAACCTGAGACTCACTGCTCAAACTTCTACACCCTTGTCTTCCAGCTTGCTCCCAAAAAATTACAGACCTTGTGGCAGAGACAACCTGGCCTGCACAGTATGTGAGGTATAATTTctacagaggagcagcaggcaggatttTTCCTGCACTCAGCGCTGGGGGGGACAGCACAGTGCGTTCTCATAGCTGCCCTCATCACTGAGATGGAGTCAGATGTCTCCTCTACAACTGAGCAtcctcattttcttccctgtgctgtcctggtgggcacagggcaccaGATGAAAGCAGAGACTTGGGTGAAACCTCACCTGGCAGGAATAATCAACACTTGGCTCCAGCAGTTCCCTGCAGCTcatgctgtggctgcacagacaTGGCTGCTGTTAAATGGAAGGGGGCAggaatctgcagccagaactgCATCTTTAAACCAACCTAagtgcagcctctgctgctgaaaataCTCACAGGCTTTGCTACTGAGGCCACATATTGATTAGTAAGAGGCAGATAGCTGCTTCTTAATAGCATCATAACTCTCAATTTTTCATCAAGCAGTTGCTGTCCTAGACATCTACTTAGGAGATGGCAGTGAAGAGAGATTAAGCATTCTGGAGCTTCAGAGAATGCCTGACCACACTGTAATATTTAATGAGTATTAGAGCTAAATAAAGATGCTTTACTCACCATTTGGATGGAACATTTTTGATAAAAACCTAACAGTCGGAGGCTTATTTGGATATTCTTCAGAAAATTCTATTACTAGTTTAAAAGTACCTGTCCAAACAAAGATAAAGAAAATCAGATAATTAACAACAAAATAACATATCCAGGAACATAGACAACAAATTAATTTATGTACTCCATGAACAGTATTTCTCCTCACcattatctaaaaaaaaaaaaaaaccaacactgAATCTGATTGCTTTTCATATTTCAAGTGACATTGGAACTATGGAATTACTGCTTAGAGTAACAAACCCAGCAGTAGTGGTTGGGTAGGAGCTTCAAGACTCAGTGTACACATGGCAAAAACAGCTTTATCCAACATTATCCCACTTTTCCATGACCCAGGGATGCTGGGCCCATGGACTTGGGTGACTTTAAGGCGTTTCATTAAGAAGGCATTGTGGTGCCAGCAAAGAAACACTGGAATTTCATAATCAGCAATCTCTGTCTTTGGAGCTCACAACTGATTCACTGAAAACCTTTGTTATGGATCAGTGAATAATTTACTGTAATTCCTCCAACCCAACACAGAGAAAAACCCATCTGCTGCCAATTACTGCAATAATACTATAATTATTAAACTCATTATTCCTCATATGCCTGAGGGAGGGTCATTACACACCAGCTTTCATGTTTATGTACAAATCTGGGATTCCCTCAACCTCACTGAGTTCTATACTGAGAACACCTCAAGGTTTTTCACCTGTTCTTCATTAGGAGAACAGTGATGAATCAAACATGCCAAAAGATGAAATAGAAAAGCTCTTGTTGAGCTCAGCTAAAGAGATGTGCAAACACACCTGGCAGTGTCAGGCCAATAATCTCTGCTAAAAGCTCTTGTGGGTATGTATGAAAAAGCCTTGATAGGAGCATTGCTTCATAGCTTTCTATCCAACCATGAGCCAGCACAATAAGACACTGCTTAGATTaagatacatatttttataGCCCTCACTGCTTCACTTACTTGGTTTGTTTCAAATTATACACATCTATTATTTTTCAAAGGCAGAACAATGTTAGTACTATTAACATTTATTAGAATGACAAAGGATACAAAAGTTAGCAACTTACCATCTTCAAAAGGTGTCCCTTCTGGCCTgaaaggttttaaaaagaaagtccAGTTAAAAGTGATCATTACTTCCACACAGGCACAATAAATGTATATCTTCTTTCTCATCCTCTCCAAGATACAGGCAGAAGCAATAATTTAAATCA from Zonotrichia leucophrys gambelii isolate GWCS_2022_RI chromosome 13, RI_Zleu_2.0, whole genome shotgun sequence carries:
- the UBE2B gene encoding ubiquitin-conjugating enzyme E2 B isoform X2, translating into MQWNAVIFGPEGTPFEDGTFKLVIEFSEEYPNKPPTVRFLSKMFHPNVYADGSICLDILQNRWSPTYDVSSILTSIQSLLDEPNPNSPANSQAAQLYQENKREYEKRVSAIVEQSWNDS